Genomic segment of Candidatus Aminicenantes bacterium:
AGCACTTCAACGAATTCATCCACATCGTTTGCCACCCGGTCCACAGGTACATCCTCACATATATTTTTCAAATGAACCACGATATCCGCCTTTGTGCGGGGATGGGTCCGGATAAATTTCCAGATTTCCAGACCGACGTGATTGATAATCTGAAGTGTGTTTGTTTCCGCTTTAAACAACAGGGCCCCGTCTTCCTCCTCACGCAAGGATACATCCGGACTGGCCAGCAACTTTGACGACCTGTACATAATCTGTCTCCTGTTTTCCACAAATTTCACCATCGGCCTGATTCCTCCATGTTCACCAAGGCCCGCGACCAATTCCTGGATATCGTTCCGGACTTCATCTTCCCCCATGTCATGATCCGCAGCGACCTGGCTGATGATCCGACTCAGGGTCCGCCTCCCATTCATCAACCGGATTACTTTTCCGGCTGACGCGTTGATTTCAATCAATCTCTGTTGTTGGCAAAGAAACAGCAGGGAGCCGCCTTTGAAATCCTCTATGGCCGCCTCTTCCGACAACACGTAGCGTAATCTTTCATCAATTGGGATCATAGGAATAAAAAAATTCTATTCAGCTTTACTCCATGGGACGGTTGCCGATGTCAGGCCGGTGTCTTTCAAGAAATCCCGGTAGCAGTCATGGGGATTGGCCATGTTGAAGTCTCCGGTCATGGTGTGAGCCAACCCCGGGCAACTGCCGTTGCAATAGGGAGTCCATTCGCAATCCTCGCAACCCGGAACCTGGTTCATGGGTATTCTACGACGATCTTTCATGGCTTGCAGAATCGGATGGGTTTTCCAGATTGTCTTTATGGGATCCCGGTTGATGCGTCCCAACTCCAGGCCGGCCAACATGTTGCAAGGCGATAATATGCCGTCGTGATGCACCGCGAGTTTGTTGTAGAAACAGCCGCACGCGGTCAGTTTTCCCATCTGCCAGCGTGTTGGTTTTTCACCGGTAGCCCGGGCATGTTCCATCTCGCCATACATCCGCCATTTGGCCAAAGGACCGGCGGACGCGTTGATCCGCCCTGGATACTTCCGGTCCAGTTCATGCATTTTGAGAATCGCCTGCAGCTGCTGTTGGGGCGACAATGTGATACCGGCCTGGTTATCGCAACCGGCCCCCATGGGGATGGCATCATTGGTACCGAAACCCGGCAGCCCGACATCTTCCAGCAACAGCCTGGCAATATTTTCCAGGTCACCCACATTGTGACGGTTGATCGTTACCCTGGAAGTGACGGGCAATTTCGCATCTTTCAGCAAATGTAACCCGTTGACGGCACGATTGAATGAACCCTTTCCCCTGCTCTTGTCGTGCACTTCCGGGCAGGAGCCGTCAATGGACACCTGGATCGAGTTGAGCCGGCTCTTTCTTTTGCCTTTCTCGAACTGCTTCAGCGTATCTTCAGTAATCAAGGTGCCGTTGGAAAGGATTGAGTACCGCATCCGCTTTTCGACCAGGTAATCGATGATCTCCCACAGATCCCTGCGCACAAAGACCTCGCCTCCGCTGAGGGTCAGGTTTCGCACGCCCAATTCACCCAGTTCATCGAAAAAAGTGAACCATTCTGCAGTGGCAAGATCGGGGCGACCATGCATTTCATTGGCATAAAAACAGTATTCGCAATGCAGGTTGCATTTGCCGGTAAGAGAGATATCGAAATCCCCGGGACGGTCACTGATTTCCACATAATCCCGCGGACCCGGTCCCACCGCCGATTCATCCGTGGTTTCAATGAATCCTTCTCTGAGGAGTTCATCAAGAAAAGCGCGGACATCATCAGAAACGGTCTCAACCGCATCCGTGTCAAATTCGGCGCTCATTTCACGAACGACCTCTTCCAGGCTGAACCGGCCATCCAGTTTTTTCCATATCCAGAAAGCGGAAGCGTTGATGATTTTTTCGCGCCCCGTGTCCGCATGAAACAATATGGCATGATCTCCATGACGGCAAGTGGAAACAGCCCTATCCCTGGCGAATCTGAAACTGGGATGACTTCGTCTCATTGATGGCTCATTTTATGACACGTCCTTATTCCACTAGTCCAAACTGAAGTAAAAATGATCGTAAACCCTGACAGCATCGCTG
This window contains:
- a CDS encoding PqqD family peptide modification chaperone, whose amino-acid sequence is MIPIDERLRYVLSEEAAIEDFKGGSLLFLCQQQRLIEINASAGKVIRLMNGRRTLSRIISQVAADHDMGEDEVRNDIQELVAGLGEHGGIRPMVKFVENRRQIMYRSSKLLASPDVSLREEEDGALLFKAETNTLQIINHVGLEIWKFIRTHPRTKADIVVHLKNICEDVPVDRVANDVDEFVEVLYEKDFIRKVENENRS
- a CDS encoding radical SAM protein; the protein is MRRSHPSFRFARDRAVSTCRHGDHAILFHADTGREKIINASAFWIWKKLDGRFSLEEVVREMSAEFDTDAVETVSDDVRAFLDELLREGFIETTDESAVGPGPRDYVEISDRPGDFDISLTGKCNLHCEYCFYANEMHGRPDLATAEWFTFFDELGELGVRNLTLSGGEVFVRRDLWEIIDYLVEKRMRYSILSNGTLITEDTLKQFEKGKRKSRLNSIQVSIDGSCPEVHDKSRGKGSFNRAVNGLHLLKDAKLPVTSRVTINRHNVGDLENIARLLLEDVGLPGFGTNDAIPMGAGCDNQAGITLSPQQQLQAILKMHELDRKYPGRINASAGPLAKWRMYGEMEHARATGEKPTRWQMGKLTACGCFYNKLAVHHDGILSPCNMLAGLELGRINRDPIKTIWKTHPILQAMKDRRRIPMNQVPGCEDCEWTPYCNGSCPGLAHTMTGDFNMANPHDCYRDFLKDTGLTSATVPWSKAE